Proteins from a single region of Macaca thibetana thibetana isolate TM-01 chromosome 4, ASM2454274v1, whole genome shotgun sequence:
- the LOC126952821 gene encoding 60S ribosomal protein L31-like, with protein MASAKKSGEKKKGRSAINEVVTREYTINIHKCIHGVGFKKRAPLALKEIRKFAMKEMGTLDVRIDTRLNKAVWAKGIRNVPHRIRVRLSRKRNEDEDSPNKLYTLVTYVPVTTFKNLQTVNVDEN; from the coding sequence ATGGCTTCCGCAAAGAAGAGTGGTGAGAAGAAAAAGGGCCGTTCTGCCATCAACGAGGTGGTGACCCGAGAATACACCATCAACATTCACAAGTGCATCCATGGAGTGGGCTTCAAGAAGCGTGCCCCTCTGGCACTCAAAGAGATTCGGAAATTTGCCATGAAGGAGATGGGAACTCTAGATGTGCGCATTGATACCAGGCTCAACAAAGCTGTCTGGGCCAAAGGAATAAGGAATGTCCCACACCGAATCCGTGTGCGGCTGTCCAGAAAACGTAATGAGGATGAAGATTCACCAAATAAGCTCTATACTTTGGTTACCTATGTACCTGTTACCACTTTCAAAAATCTACAGACAGTCAATGTGGATGAGAACTAA